A portion of the Sabethes cyaneus chromosome 3, idSabCyanKW18_F2, whole genome shotgun sequence genome contains these proteins:
- the LOC128740107 gene encoding uncharacterized protein LOC128740107, which translates to MAYIDYKKAYDSVPHSYLIKVLELYKIDGGIIRLMKHAMEMWNTSLHTTDGIEVLRSRTLSIKREIFQGDTFSLLWFCLAMNFLSKALNRSSYGYQLKSGTTSTKITHTFYMDDLKLFAETMEKLRHLLQLVTTSATIFGWSLASTNVVS; encoded by the coding sequence ATGGCGTACATCGACTACAAgaaggcatacgattcagtacccCACTCGTACCTAATTAAGGTACTAGAATTGTATAAAATAGACGGTGGCATCATCAGGTTAATGAAGCACGCAATGGAAATGTGGAACACTTCACTCCACACTACCGACGGGATAGAGGTGTTACGATCCAGAACTCTCAGCATAAAAAGAGAGATTTTCCAAGGCGATACATTCAGTCTGCTATGGTTCTGCCTTGCGATGAACTTCCTCAGCAAAGCACTTAACCGAAGCAGCTATGGCTACCAATTGAAAAGTGGGACAACGAGTACAAAAATTACCCACACCTTCTATAtggacgatctgaagctgtttGCGGAAACTATGGAGAAGCTGCGTCATTTGTTGCAGCTGGTGACAACTTCAGCAACGATATTCGGATGGAGCTTGGCGTCGACAAATGTCGTCTCGTAA